The DNA segment TGCGCCACCACGCAGGATGTGCCTTGCGGATTGACTTGATGTAACAAATAGGTTCGGCTCATTTCGTTTAGAATCTTGTTGCCGATCTTCTGCGCGTAAATCGCGGCCGTAGTGACATCCTCCGACAGCTCCTGCAGCAAAATTACGAACTCATCACCACCAAGCCGGGCTACGGTGTCGGCGTCGCGCACCGCGTTGCTGATGCGTCTGCCGGCTTCGATCAATAACTGATCACCTAAATTATGGCCTTGGGTATCGTTCAGGATTTTGAATCGGTCCAGATCCAGAAACATCAATGCCCCGTAACTCCTCTTACGTTGGTTGCCGAGCAAGGTTTCCTGCAATCTTTCGATCAACAGTCGGCGATTAGGCAGGTCGGTTAGCGGGTCATAAAACGCCAGTTTATAGATGCGTTCTTCGTTGAGCTTGCGCTCGGTGATGTCGGTAAAAGTGGCGACATAATGGGTGACCTCGCCGGATTTATCCTCGACCCGGTTAATGGTCAGCCACTCGGGGTAGCTTTGGCCGCCCTTGCGCTGGCTAATGACTTCGCCCTGCCAATAATGATTGGCGGCGACGCTATCCCAGATTTTTTGATTGAGACTAGATTGCTGATAACAAGTCAATTGTTCCGGAGTTTTGCCTATGACTTCTTCGGCTTCATAGCCGGTTAGCGTGCTAAACATCTGATTGACGCGAAGAATGGTCTTGTCGGCATCGGTAATCATGATGCCTTCCTGGCTGTTTTCGAACACCGATGCCGCCAGTGCCAACTCGATTTCGCTCTGTTTCCGCTGATTCTCGCGATCGAAATTGTCCAGCGCATACGATATGTCGTTGACCAGGCCGCCGAGCAGGGTAATGATATTTTCGCTGAAAAAATGGGTTTCCGCCGAATATACGACCAATCCGCCAATGGTTCGGTGATTGCGCAGCAGGGGAAAGGCGGCCACGGCATGAATGCCGGATTCGCGGGCAATTTGATGCCAGATCGCCGTATCCGGTTCACCGAGGAAGTCATTCAAAATGCAAGGTTTATGTTGGCGGATCGCTCGCGATAAGGCACCTTGCCCATGCGGCAGCATCGGATCGATACTAATTTGCAGCTTGCTCAAATAGTGCGGTTCGCCATCGCTATGAGCTTGAATGCGTATCCAGCCCGATGATTCGACCAGGCCGACGAAGGCCAGACGTAAATGTATGGTTTCCACCAGGATGTTGCAGATTCGGGTCAACAGCCTTTGCTCGTCGGATTCACGCACAATCGTGGCTACACTCTCGGTCCAGGCCGCATAGACCCTGTTTAACAGATCCAATTGTTGTTCCGACTGAACGATAGTATCCAGCATGTGGTTTAGCGAACGGCCCAACTGACTGATCTCATCGTTGCCCATCAATTGACTGCGTTCGGCGCGGGAACCGCTTTCGATGGCCGATGCAATCCCCTTTAGCGTCTGCAAGGGTTTGACCAGGCTTCGGGCCAGCATTAAGGACGCCAGCAACATAATCAACCCGGTGACGACAATAAACCGCAGGCTGATCATGGCTACATTGCGCAAGTTGGTTTTGGTGGCCTCCTGATCCAGTTCGATACGAGCCCAGCCGACCAGGCGCTGATTGACTAATATCGGTACGGCAACATCGATCAAATCTCTGTCGGCAAGTAATAATCGCGGCTTAACCTGACCATTCAGCAACTGTTGACTCAAGTCGTCGGTTACGAACAGGCCTATTTCGCTGGGAATGCTGGAGCCCAGTACCTGGCCGCGTGGCGACAGCACAAATGCCCGCCGCAGATTCGGGGTTTCCGCATGGCCTTGCAGTATTTCCTGTAAACCGCCCAGGTCATTGGCCAGTACCCAGGAGCTGCTGCTGTGCGCCAGACTGTGAGCCAAGGCCTGAGCTCGCGATATACTGGTTTGATCCAGAAAATTTTGTTGTTGTTTCAGCAACAGCCCGGCCATCCCCAGCATCATCGCCAACGAAACGCCGCCAAAGGCGAGTGCCAATCGCCGATAGATCGAATCGTGGCCGAATCGTCTCAACCAGCCGGGTATTGGTAAGGTGAATAATTTAGCCATCAGTCGATAGGACGCACGTTTTGATTAAAAGTTTTCAGGAATTCTTCAACCGGCGCATAGGTTTGATTGTCGGCCGGCTCAAAACGGGAAACCGGCACGGCTTTCAAAATGCCCCGTCCGGCGGGGCTATCTTGTAACGAAAACAACACGGCGGCAACTTGAACGACTATATCGGCCGCTATGTCTTCACGTACCACCCAGCCATTATTCAGCAACGATTCGGTTTGCCATTTTACTTCCAGTTCGGCGGCTTGTTCCGGGTGCTCGAGGGCGAAGGTTTTCCAGGGCACCGGCCAGGTCGCCGCCGCCGCCACATTACCCATCAACACATTGAGGATCGAGGATTCCTGTGATCCCACATAACGGTTTTCAATGTCACGATTGACATCGATGCCGTGGGTATGCAGGAAATGTTGCGGCAGCATGGTGGCCGCCAGCGCGGTTTTTGCCGGATAAGAGACGGCTTTGCCCTTCAGGTCGGCCACGCCGTTGATGCCGCTATCCTTGCGCACCAGGATAATGCCGCGAAAGTCCGCGTCATCGGCCATTTTACCAAACACCCGATAGCCGTGTTTCAAGGCATTGATGGTTTGATAGGGGTTGGGCAGCGCGAAATCGAAATGGCCGCTATACAGCTTTTTATCGAACTCCTGGTAATTGCGGGAGGCTTCCAGTTTGAACTCGCTACCGGGAATTTTGTTGTTGATGGTTTCGACAAGCGGTCCATAAATCTCGAACAAGCGTTTGGGATTATGCAAGGGATGAATGCCGACGATGTATTCCCTGATGGGGTGTTTGGGGTTGGGGCTAAAAACAGGCTGATAGGGCTGGGCCGATTTTGTACCGAACCGGTCTTGCAGATGTTGTAGCCAATCGCCGACTCGCGGGGATGCCGGTTCCTCGGCCACCGGCTCGGCTAAGGCCATTGGTCCAGCCAGCGGTAAACATAGGCACAACGCCCTCAAAGTCCGGCGGAAATTCAGCATTTAATGGTATCCAGCAAAGACGTAAACGGGATTAAAGCAATCTTGATCGGCGTTATCGGATTAAGGGCGAGATTATGATTTGCGCCTTCCGCCTATTTTAGCCGGCATTTATGGCTACACTTGCT comes from the Methylomonas sp. LL1 genome and includes:
- a CDS encoding EAL domain-containing protein, whose product is MAKLFTLPIPGWLRRFGHDSIYRRLALAFGGVSLAMMLGMAGLLLKQQQNFLDQTSISRAQALAHSLAHSSSSWVLANDLGGLQEILQGHAETPNLRRAFVLSPRGQVLGSSIPSEIGLFVTDDLSQQLLNGQVKPRLLLADRDLIDVAVPILVNQRLVGWARIELDQEATKTNLRNVAMISLRFIVVTGLIMLLASLMLARSLVKPLQTLKGIASAIESGSRAERSQLMGNDEISQLGRSLNHMLDTIVQSEQQLDLLNRVYAAWTESVATIVRESDEQRLLTRICNILVETIHLRLAFVGLVESSGWIRIQAHSDGEPHYLSKLQISIDPMLPHGQGALSRAIRQHKPCILNDFLGEPDTAIWHQIARESGIHAVAAFPLLRNHRTIGGLVVYSAETHFFSENIITLLGGLVNDISYALDNFDRENQRKQSEIELALAASVFENSQEGIMITDADKTILRVNQMFSTLTGYEAEEVIGKTPEQLTCYQQSSLNQKIWDSVAANHYWQGEVISQRKGGQSYPEWLTINRVEDKSGEVTHYVATFTDITERKLNEERIYKLAFYDPLTDLPNRRLLIERLQETLLGNQRKRSYGALMFLDLDRFKILNDTQGHNLGDQLLIEAGRRISNAVRDADTVARLGGDEFVILLQELSEDVTTAAIYAQKIGNKILNEMSRTYLLHQVNPQGTSCVVAHHSSASMGVALFHGPHVDSEDLLKQADMAMYQAKQAGRNTLCLFDPEMQAGLNQRAALEADMRNALAQNQFKLFYQIQVDHQQQAVGAEALLRWEHPLRGDISPMEFIPLAEESGLIVALGAWALIEACNTLLNWAQRPGMGHLNLAVNISAKQLNQSNFVEQLQAILDKTGVNPRRLKLEITESTVLDSVENTILIMQQLQRLGVGFSMDDFGTGYSSLSYLQRLPLTQLKIDQSFVRDLNKDSNDAVIIRTILALGISLELQVIAEGVENELQLAYLLKNGCQFFQGYLFGQPEPLAKFNARFLPLPKT
- a CDS encoding phosphate/phosphite/phosphonate ABC transporter substrate-binding protein, with amino-acid sequence MLNFRRTLRALCLCLPLAGPMALAEPVAEEPASPRVGDWLQHLQDRFGTKSAQPYQPVFSPNPKHPIREYIVGIHPLHNPKRLFEIYGPLVETINNKIPGSEFKLEASRNYQEFDKKLYSGHFDFALPNPYQTINALKHGYRVFGKMADDADFRGIILVRKDSGINGVADLKGKAVSYPAKTALAATMLPQHFLHTHGIDVNRDIENRYVGSQESSILNVLMGNVAAAATWPVPWKTFALEHPEQAAELEVKWQTESLLNNGWVVREDIAADIVVQVAAVLFSLQDSPAGRGILKAVPVSRFEPADNQTYAPVEEFLKTFNQNVRPID